In Arachis hypogaea cultivar Tifrunner chromosome 17, arahy.Tifrunner.gnm2.J5K5, whole genome shotgun sequence, a single window of DNA contains:
- the LOC112767186 gene encoding protein IQ-DOMAIN 33: protein MGFTGELVRSVFSRNRSAASYESKGRRNSTENRRWGSVRSYLCGNEFNSVVAEEDSASLKSSEVTVTQPIIQENLSDREDAKSEETVENVIEQEEMPISSSSTFLSEEAAAIRIQSAYRSFLLRRRNDEIGTNNGEVQLNLVTESPDRKSMGTSIEVQTANSAEIFSVEGEKLSIYQHIHRRTRSHITKQKEEWDDSTVSSYVSKMRMQNRMEASTRRERALAYAFSQQLRICSKRRPTKYNSIESNMSWSWLERWMATRVPDTAALSVESHALKQHDPLNSNFTIKTRFLDAASGEEKESCGSNEVLPHFDSYSVNSREENCSIKSPRSKTNFKARRTVSRRKTVPSYQFLEEQPKVCKKEGSNNASKDVKQKPKASRKEDETETETWHS from the exons ATGGGTTTTACTGGAGAATTGGTAAGAAGTGTCTTCTCCAGAAACCGTTCTGCTGCATCATATGAAAGCAAA GGTAGGCGAAATTCGACAGAAAATCGAAGATGGGGTTCTGTTAGATCATACCTGTGTGGAAATGAATTCAATTCAGTTGTGGCAGAGGAGGATTCAGCTTCACTTAAGAGTTCTGAAGTTACAGTTACACAACCAATAATACAAGAGAACTTGAGTGATAGAGAAGATGCTAAAAGTGAAGAAACTGTGGAGAATGTAATAGAACAAGAAGAAATGCCAATTTCAAGTAGTTCTACATTCTTGAGTGAAGAAGCAGCAGCAATTCGGATTCAATCAGCATATAGAAGCTTTCTG TTAAGGCGTCGAAACGATGAAATTGGAACCAATAATGGTGAAGTTCAGCTCAATTTAGTAACTGAAAGTCCAGATAGAAAGTCCATGGGAACATCAATTGAAGTTCAAACTGCAAATTCGGCTGAAATTTTCTCGGTTGAAGGCGAAAAATTGAGCATTTACCAGCATATTCATCGCCGGACAAGGAGTCATATAACAAAGCAGAAG GAAGAATGGGATGATAGCACTGTGAGTAGCTATGTATCGAAAATGCGAATGCAGAACAGAATGGAGGCATCAACCAGAAGAGAAAGAGCACTAGCTTATGCTTTCTCTCAACAG CTAAGAATCTGTTCAAAGAGAAGACCAACAAAATACAACAGCATTGAATCGAATATGAGCTGGAGCTGGCTCGAACGATGGATGGCAACACGTGTTCCAGACACTGCTGCATTATCTGTTGAAAGCCATGCTTTGAAGCAGCATGATCCTCTTAATAGTAATTTCACAATCAAGACTAGATTCTTGGATGCTGCTTCTGGGGAAGAAAAAGAGAGCTGTGGTTCGAATGAAGTGCTGCCTCATTTCGATAGCTATTCAGTAAATTCAAGAGAAGAAAATTGTAGCATCAAATCACCAAGATCAAAGACCAACTTCAAAGCTAGGAGAACTGTGTCAAGGCGAAAAACAGTGCCAAGCTATCAGTTCCTTGAAGAACAGCCAAAG GTATGCAAGAAAGAAGGCTCAAACAATGCAAGCAAGGATGTTAAGCAAAAACCAAAAGCAAGTAGAAAGGAAGATGAAACTGAAACTGAAACTTGGCATTCCTAA
- the LOC112765782 gene encoding heavy metal-associated isoprenylated plant protein 47 yields the protein MSMTKKIVIQVHNMGSDKCRSKAMKIAAVCQGVESVAVEGESKDQLVVTGDGVDSVCLTNQIRKKFRGASIISVEDVKKEQEPQTEEPSFTTYHHHYDYYRPPPYYPSCYVYDSYPNSSFFF from the exons ATGAGCATGACGAAG AAAATAGTAATCCAGGTGCACAATATGGGAAGTGACAAATGCAGAAGTAAAGCCATGAAAATTGCTGCAGTGTGCCAAG GTGTAGAATCAGTGGCAGTAGAAGGCGAAAGCAAAGACCAATTAGTGGTAACTGGAGATGGAGTTGACTCAGTTTGTTTGACTAATCAGATTAGGAAGAAGTTCCGGGGTgcttccattataagtgttgaaGATGTGAAAAAAGAACAAGAACCACAAACTGAAGAACCATCTTTTACtacttatcatcatcattatgatTACTATCGTCCACCCCCATATTATCCCTCATGCTACGTCTATGATTCATACCCCAATAGTTCCTTCTTCTTctaa